A stretch of Kryptolebias marmoratus isolate JLee-2015 linkage group LG24, ASM164957v2, whole genome shotgun sequence DNA encodes these proteins:
- the ncl gene encoding nucleolin: MVKLAKGANKQTQKKKAAPPPKKVEEESSEEESSEEEEAPPPKVAKKATPAVKNGTIAKKAESDEDDDDSEESSEEEAPPPKKTPAKATPAKKQPKPTPAKAAPPKAEESDEDDDDDDEDDDDSEEEAPPPKKATPAKPAAKAAAAKPAAKAAAKAQQAKESSDDDDEEEDDSEEEEAPPPKKATPAKTAAKAKPAKESSDEEEDDDDEDDSEEEMDTTPAATKAKKAGMVKAKEESEEEEEDDDEEEEEEEPPAKPAKRKAESKKETPPAKKAKSDGEGFCLFVGNLNSNKDFDEIKSALTKFFTKNDIEIVEVRLGGSKKFGYVDFASEEDLNKALELNGKKVMGQEIKLDKARSKENAQEGRKERDARTLFVKNLPFSATPDDLKEVFENAVDVRLPQGPNGSNRGIAYVEFKTEAEAEKMIEEAQGADVQGRSIVVDYVGDKSQKGARISASGSASKTLVVNNLAFSATEDALQSTFEKAVSIRIPQRDGRPKGFAFVEFESTDDAKEALENLNNTEVEGRTIRLEFSQSGSGRDGGRGNSGPTKTLFVKGLSEDTTDQTLRDSFDGAVGARIVTDRETGSSKGFGFVDFDNEDDCKAAKEAMEDGEVDGSKVTLDYAKPKGEGGFRGGRGGRGGFRGGRGGFGGFGGFGGRGSGRGGRGGRGGRGGFGGGRGGGGGFGAKPQGKKIKFDD, from the exons ATGGTGAAGTTAGCAAAG ggaGCAAATAAGCAAACTCAGAAGAAGAAGGCCGCTCCACCTCCTAAAAAGGTGGAGGAGGAATCGAGTGAAGAAGAAAGcagtgaagaagaagag GCTCCCCCACCTAAGGTTGCAAAGAAAGCAACTCCAGCTGTCAAAAATGGCACCATAGCTAAAAAGGCAGAAAGCGAcgaagatgatgatgattctG AGGAGTCATCTGAAGAAGAGGCACCTCCACCAAAGAAGACACCTGCTAAAGCAACACCTGCAAAGAAACAACCCAAACCCACACCAGCTAAGGCAGCACCACCCAAGGCAGAAGAGTCCGATGAAGATGATGACGATG ATGATGAAGATGACGATGATTCAGAGGAGGAGGCTCCTCCCCCTAAGAAGGCTACTCCTGCGAAACCAGCCGCcaaggcagcagcagcaaaacccGCCGCCAAGGCAGCAGCTAAAGCACAACAAGCCAAAGAGTCATCTGACGacgatgatgaagaagaagacgattcagaagaggaggaggcccCACCCCCCAAGAAGGCTACGCCagccaaaacagcagctaaagcaaAGCCAGCTAAGGAGTCATctgatgaggaagaggatgacGACGATGAAGATG ACTCTGAAGAAGAGATGGATACCACTCCAGCAGCCACTAAGGCAAAGAAAGCAGGCATGGTGAAAGCTAAAGAAGagtctgaggaggaagaggaggatgacgacgaggaggaggaagaagagg aacctCCAGCAAAACCTGCAAAAAGAAAGGCCGagagcaaaaaagaaacaccaccTGCTAAGAAAGCAAAGTCAGATGGTGAAG gattctgtctgtttgtgggAAACTTGAACTCCAACAAGGACTTTGATGAGATCAAATCTGCACTGACTAAATTCTTCACAAAGAACGACATTGAGATTGTTGAAGTTCGGCTCGGCGGATCAAA GAAATTTGGCTATGTGGACTTTGCATCTGAGGAAGACCTAAACAAAGCACTGGAGCTCAATGGGAAGAAAGTCATGGGTCAGGAGATCAAGCTGGACAAGGCCCGCAGCAAGGAGAACGCACAGGAGGGCAGGAAAG AGAGAGATGCCCGTACGCTGTTTGTGAAAAACCTTCCTTTCTCTGCGACGCCTGACGACCTGAAGGAAGTGTTTGAAAATGCCGTTGACGTCAGGTTACCTCAAGGACCAAATGGTTCGAACAGAGG CATTGCCTACGTTGAGTTCAAAACTGAGGCTGAAGCAGAGAAGATGATTGAGGAGGCTCAGGGTGCTGATGTGCAGGGAAGGTCCATTGTTGTTGACTATGTTGGAGACAAGAGCCAGAAAGGAGCCAGGATATCCG CATCAGGATCTGCCAGCAAAACACTGGTGGTAAATAATCTGGCCTTCAGTGCCACAGAAGATGCTCTCCAATCCACCTTTGAGAAGGCCGTCTCCATAAGGATTCCACAGAGGGATGGCAGACCAAAGGG CTTTGCCTTTGTAGAGTTTGAGAGCACAGATGATGCCAAGGAAGCTCTGGAAAACCTCAACAACACAGAAGTTGAAGGACGGACAATCCGACTGGAGTTCAGCCAGAGCGGCAGTGGCAGAGATGGAGGCAGAGGAAACTCTG GTCCAACAAAGACTCTTTTTGTGAAGGGTCTCTCTGAGGACACAACAGATCAGACCCTCAGGGACTCCTTTGATGGCGCTGTGGGAGCCAGGATAGTGACCGACAGAGAGACTGGTTCTTCTAAGGG CTTTGGCTTTGTGGACTTTGACAACGAGGACGACTGCAAAGCAGCTAAGGAGGCCATGGAGGACGGTGAAGTCGACGGCAGCAAAGTGACCCTGGACTACGCCAAGCCCAAGGGTGAAGGCGGCTTCCGTGGAGGCAGAGGCGGCCGTGGTGGATTCAGAGGGGGCCGAGGCGGATTTGGAGGGTTTGGTGGGTTTGGTGGCCGAGGCAGCGGCAGAGGAGGAAGGGGTGGACGTGGAGGACGAGGTGGTTTTGGAG GTGGACGAGGTGGCGGTGGAGGATTTGGAGCAAAACCCCAGGGGAAGAAAATCAAGTTTGATGATTAG